In the Euphorbia lathyris chromosome 5, ddEupLath1.1, whole genome shotgun sequence genome, one interval contains:
- the LOC136230654 gene encoding uncharacterized protein — protein sequence MAIEKDWMRIDNRRDPKYIKGVENFLNYAFRNDSVQDMIRCPCMKCRNVDNQDESNVKYHLLRHGIMKSYTVWYLHGESLDGEISINDDLSDTDDLLDDDMVRLVNDIYGGDTESSANDQFENDPTPEEPKGEASTFYRLLNEANEKLHANCDLSKLATIVKLLHMKSFHRWTNRSFDDLLSLLRDVIPNGKQNLPETYSGAKKYIGALGLHYEKYDVCENLCTLYWGPFSDAISCPVCGASRWKFVDRPDNNNKIPHKVLRYFPLKPRLQRLFMSSEMALNMRWHKEKRVDDGIMRHPADSIAWKSFDQQHESFATDARNVRMGLATDGFQPFGSMSSQHSIWPVILIPYNLPPWLCMKQSNLIMSMIIPGEHSPGMGIDVFLQPLIAELKELWDVGVETYDAHSKQNFVLHASIIWTINDFPAYADLSGWSTKGYKACPVCHKHTSSQYLASSRKICYMDHR from the coding sequence ATGGCTATTGAAAAGGATTGGATGAGAATTGATAATAGAAGAGATCCAAAATATATTAAAGGGGTTGAAAATTTCTTGAACTATGCCTTTAGGAATGACTCAGTACAAGATATGATTCGTTGTCCTTGCATGAAGTGTAGAAATGTTGATAACCAAGACGAATCAAATGTTAAATATCACTTATTAAGGCATGGTATTATGAAATCTTATACTGTTTGGTATTTGCACGGAGAGTCTTTAGACGGAGAAATTAGCATAAATGATGATCTATCAGACACTGATGATTTATTAGATGATGATATGGTCAGACTTGTTAATGATATCTATGGTGGTGATACTGAGTCTAGTGCTAATGATCAGTTTGAAAATGATCCGACACCAGAGGAACCTAAAGGGGAGGCTTCTACGTTTTACCGCTTATTAAACGAAGCCAATGAAAAGTTACATGCCAACTGTGACCTATCGAAATTGGCTACCATTGTTAAATTACTTCACATGAAGAGTTTTCATAGATGGACTAATAGATCATTTGATGATTTGCTAAGTTTATTACGGGATGTTATCCCAAATGGGAAACAGAATTTGCCAGAGACATATAGTGGTGCAAAGAAATATATTGGTGCTTTGGGTCTTCATTATGAAAAATATGATGTTTGTGAGAATCTTTGCACATTATATTGGGGGCCATTTTCAGACGCAATATCATGTCCAGTTTGTGGAGCATCTAGGTGGAAGTTTGTTGACAGAccagataataataataagattcCACACAAAGTGTTACGGTATTTCCCTTTAAAACCAAGGTTACAAAGGTTGTTCATGTCCAGCGAGATGGCATTAAACATGCGGTGGCATAAGGAGAAGAGGGTTGATGATGGAATTATGAGACACCCTGCTGATAGTATTGCATGGAAGTCATTTGATCAACAACATGAATCATTTGCAACTGATGCTCGTAATGTTAGAATGGGTCTGGCAACTGACGGATTTCAACCATTTGGAAGCATGAGCTCTCAACACAGTATTTGGCCGGTAATTCTTATACCTTATAATTTGCCTCCTTGGTTGTGCATGAAACAATCCAACTTGATAATGTCGATGATTATACCTGGTGAGCATAGTCCAGGAATGGGTATAGATGTTTTTTTGCAGCCACTAATAGCAGAACTAAAAGAGTTATGGGATGTTGGCGTGGAGACATACGATGCACATAGTAAACAAAATTTTGTATTGCATGCATCAATCATTTGGACTATCAATGATTTCCCTGCATATGCAGACTTATCGGGTTGGTCTACGAAAGGCTACAAGGCTTGCCCTGTTTGCCATAAGCACACTAGTTCTCAATACCTTGCTAGTTCAAGGAAAATATGTTACATGGATCATAGGTGA